A stretch of Elgaria multicarinata webbii isolate HBS135686 ecotype San Diego chromosome 5, rElgMul1.1.pri, whole genome shotgun sequence DNA encodes these proteins:
- the GJA5 gene encoding gap junction alpha-5 protein isoform X1, with protein MGDWSFLGEFLEEVHKHSTVVGKVWLTVLFIFRMLVLGTAAESSWGDEQSDFMCDTQQPGCENVCYDKAFPISHIRYWVLQIIFVSTPSLLYMGHAMHTVRMEEKRKLKEAKEGSKAIQNKSDIFHQQEYPAPEKAELSCWDEPSGRIILQGTLLNTYVCSILIRTTMEVAFIVGQYMLYGIFLDTLYVCKRHPCPNPVNCYVSRPTEKNIFIVFMLAVAALSLFLSLAELYHLGWKKAKQKFSRPCKNSLNSADGKLEADSQAKVGRSCTPPPDFNQCVANPAGKYISPFNNKMASQQNTANFATEMVHNQDDAVGERPFIQANYTQDPQTNNSSAPSLLPNGYLHEKCRFSKTSRTSSKARSDDLSV; from the coding sequence ATGGGCGACTGGAGCTTCCTGGGAGAATTCCTGGAGGAAGTCCACAAGCATTCCACagtggtggggaaagtgtggttgACTGTACTCTTCATCTTCCGGATGCTTGTTCTGGGCACAGCAGCAGAGTCCTCCTGGGGCGACGAACAATCTGACTTCATGTGCGACACCCAGCAGCCTGGTTGTGAGAACGTCTGCTATGACAAAGCTTTTCCTATCTCCCACATCAGGTACTGGGTCCTTCAGATTATCTTTGTCTCCACGCCTTCCCTGTTGTACATGGGCCATGCAATGCACACTGTGCGtatggaggagaagaggaaacTTAAGGAAGCTAAAGAAGGATCCAAGGCAATCCAGAACAAGAGCGACATTTTTCACCAGCAGGAGTACCCAGCACCAGAGAAGGCGGAGCTGTCCTGCTGGGATGAGCCCAGTGGGAGGATCATCCTTCAAGGCACTTTGTTGAACACCTATGTCTGTAGCATTTTAATCCGTACCACCATGGAAGTAGCCTTCATTGTAGGTCAGTACATGCTCTATGGCATCTTCCTTGATACCCTCTATGTTTGTAAACGGCACCCCTGCCCTAATCCAGTCAACTGCTATGTTTCTCGGCCAACAGAGAAGAACATCTTCATCGTCTTCATGCTTGCTGTGGCGGCCCTGTCCCTCTTCTTAAGCCTAGCTGAGTTGTATCATTTGGGATGGAAAAAAGCCAAGCAGAAGTTCTCCCGTCCTTGTAAAAACAGCCTAAACTCAGCTGACGGCAAACTGGAGGCAGACTCCCAAGCCAAGGTAGGGCGAAGCTGCACCCCTCCTCCTGATTTTAATCAGTGTGTGGCCAACCCTGCAGGGAAGTATATCAGCCCCTTCAATAACAAAATGGCCTCTCAGCAGAACACAGCCAACTTTGCTACCGAGATGGTTCACAACCAAGATGATGCCGTTGGAGAAAGGCCATTTATCCAAGCTAACTATACACAGGATCCCCAGACCAACAACAGTTCCGCCCCCAGCCTGCTTCCCAATGGCTACTTACATGAGAAATGCAGGTTCAGCAAAACCAGTCGCACCAGCAGTAAGGCTCGGTCGGATGACTTGTCGGTGTGA
- the GJA5 gene encoding gap junction alpha-5 protein isoform X2, translating into MGDWSFLGEFLEEVHKHSTVVGKVWLTVLFIFRMLVLGTAAESSWGDEQSDFMCDTQQPGCENVCYDKAFPISHIRYWVLQIIFVSTPSLLYMGHAMHTVRMEEKRKLKEAKEGSKAIQNKSDIFHQQEYPAPEKAELSCWDEPSGRIILQGTLLNTYVCSILIRTTMEVAFIVEKNIFIVFMLAVAALSLFLSLAELYHLGWKKAKQKFSRPCKNSLNSADGKLEADSQAKVGRSCTPPPDFNQCVANPAGKYISPFNNKMASQQNTANFATEMVHNQDDAVGERPFIQANYTQDPQTNNSSAPSLLPNGYLHEKCRFSKTSRTSSKARSDDLSV; encoded by the exons ATGGGCGACTGGAGCTTCCTGGGAGAATTCCTGGAGGAAGTCCACAAGCATTCCACagtggtggggaaagtgtggttgACTGTACTCTTCATCTTCCGGATGCTTGTTCTGGGCACAGCAGCAGAGTCCTCCTGGGGCGACGAACAATCTGACTTCATGTGCGACACCCAGCAGCCTGGTTGTGAGAACGTCTGCTATGACAAAGCTTTTCCTATCTCCCACATCAGGTACTGGGTCCTTCAGATTATCTTTGTCTCCACGCCTTCCCTGTTGTACATGGGCCATGCAATGCACACTGTGCGtatggaggagaagaggaaacTTAAGGAAGCTAAAGAAGGATCCAAGGCAATCCAGAACAAGAGCGACATTTTTCACCAGCAGGAGTACCCAGCACCAGAGAAGGCGGAGCTGTCCTGCTGGGATGAGCCCAGTGGGAGGATCATCCTTCAAGGCACTTTGTTGAACACCTATGTCTGTAGCATTTTAATCCGTACCACCATGGAAGTAGCCTTCATTGTAG AGAAGAACATCTTCATCGTCTTCATGCTTGCTGTGGCGGCCCTGTCCCTCTTCTTAAGCCTAGCTGAGTTGTATCATTTGGGATGGAAAAAAGCCAAGCAGAAGTTCTCCCGTCCTTGTAAAAACAGCCTAAACTCAGCTGACGGCAAACTGGAGGCAGACTCCCAAGCCAAGGTAGGGCGAAGCTGCACCCCTCCTCCTGATTTTAATCAGTGTGTGGCCAACCCTGCAGGGAAGTATATCAGCCCCTTCAATAACAAAATGGCCTCTCAGCAGAACACAGCCAACTTTGCTACCGAGATGGTTCACAACCAAGATGATGCCGTTGGAGAAAGGCCATTTATCCAAGCTAACTATACACAGGATCCCCAGACCAACAACAGTTCCGCCCCCAGCCTGCTTCCCAATGGCTACTTACATGAGAAATGCAGGTTCAGCAAAACCAGTCGCACCAGCAGTAAGGCTCGGTCGGATGACTTGTCGGTGTGA